The nucleotide sequence ACAGTTGCCCTTTCGCAGGTGCTTTTTTCCATTTTCAAGAGCTTTGTCTGAAGCGACGATTAAACCTGGAGGTCTTGAGGGAGGTGGTGCATCTGCTACCACAACTGTAGTCTTTTCCGCACAGCCAAAGGCAAAAAGGCAGGCTATAGAAACTATTTTAAACTTCACAGTGTGCTTATTATAATCTTCCTCACCCCGATATTCAATATGTCCTATATCACAAGAAGGCTGGGTTTAGACACTTGCATCCACTAAGAAGATACTCTAAAATTTTCAAAAAACCTAAAGGAGGTGCCACATGGGAAGGATGATATCCTTTAAAAAGAACGGGGTTGAGGTCTCAGGTTATTTAGCTGAGCCTGAATCTGGAAAGGGTCCTATGGTTCTTGTATTCCACGAGTGGTGGGGGCTTGTGGACCACATTAAGGATGTGTGCGATAGGTATGCAAGAGAAGGCTTTTATGCCTTTGGCATTGACCTATATGGAGGTAAAACCGCCAGCGACCCAGAAAATGCAGGAAAACTCATGCAAGACCTATTCCAAAATAGGTTTTCAGAAGCCAAGGAGATGGTAAGAGCTTGCATAGAATACTTCAAAGAGCAAGATATGGGCTATGTGCCAAGGACCGGTGAGTTTATGCTTGGTGCCACTGGTTTTTGTTGTGGTGGGACGTGCACATGGTATTTCGGTGCGGAGTTTGCACAAGATTTTAAGGCTTTAGTGCCTTATTATGGTCTTTATTCCATAGTTCCCATAGATTTCTCAAAGATAAAAGCACCAGTGCTCGCAATTCACGCAGGAAAAGATGCCTTCATACCTCTTTCTGATGTATTAAAGGCTATCGAAGAGTGCAACAATCATGGTGTTCCCGCACAGTTCCTAATATACTCTGGCGTAGACCATGCCTTCTTTAACGACTCAAGACCTGAGGTTTATCATGAAGAGTATGCAAGCGATGTGTGGGAAAAGACTATTGCCTTTTTCAACAAATACCTTAAATGAGGTGGAAGGATAGGCTAATACTTCTTGGATTATCTATCTTAGGTGCCTTTGCCTTTGCGGTGCTCGCCCTGTCAAGGGGTGAGCCTGTGGGGGCAATCTGGATTTTAATAGCAACCCTTTCTATCTATATGATAGGCTATAGATACTACTCCTACTTTATAGCCTACAAAGCCTTTGAAATAAACGACAATAATCCCACTCCAGCTCACAAGTTTTACAACGGTCTTGATTATGTGCCTACCAATAAGTGGGTGCTCTTTGGTCATCATTTTGCCTCCATATCGGGTGCTGGTCCTCTTGTGGGTCCTGTGCTGGCAGCACAGATGGGATACTTGCCAGGGACTCTTTGGATACTTCTTGGTGTGGTTTTGGCTGGTGCAGTTCAAGATATGGTGGTGCTAACCATTTCCATGCGTAAGGGTGGGAAAAGCTTGGGTCAAATTGCGAGGGAAGAGCTGGGAAAGGTGGGTGGGCTTATAACCCTTCTGGTCATATACAGCATCCTCATTATACTTCTTGCGGTTCTTGGTCTTGTGGTTATAAAGGCATTGGCGGAAAGTCCGTGGGGAACCTTTTCCGTTTTCATGACCATACCCATCGCCATGCTCATGGGCATTTATATGTGGCATATAAGACCTGGTGCGGTGCTACAGTCCTTTATCTTTGGCGTGGTAGCACTCTTGATAAGTCTCTATGTAGGCAGGCTTGTGGCACAGCACGAGACTCTTGGAAAGGTCTTTACCCTCTCTGAGCCTCAGTTGGCAATAGCCTTGATGGTCTATGGCTTTTTTGCTTCTGTTTTACCCGTTTGGCTTTTGCTTGCACCAAGAGATTACCTTAGCACCTTTCTAAAGCTGGGAACTATCATTCTTATTGCCATTGCAGTAGCCATAGCAAACCCAGAGATAAAGATGCCTGCCTTTACGCAGTATGCCTTTACCGGCTACGGTCCAGTCTGGAAAGGAGACCTCTTTCCCTTTCTTTTTATAACCATCGCATGTGGTGCGGTATCTGGCTTTCATGCACTCATATCCTCTGGGACATCACCTAAGATGCTTGACAAAGAAAGCCATGTAAGACTTGTAGGC is from Aquificaceae bacterium and encodes:
- a CDS encoding dienelactone hydrolase family protein; the encoded protein is MGRMISFKKNGVEVSGYLAEPESGKGPMVLVFHEWWGLVDHIKDVCDRYAREGFYAFGIDLYGGKTASDPENAGKLMQDLFQNRFSEAKEMVRACIEYFKEQDMGYVPRTGEFMLGATGFCCGGTCTWYFGAEFAQDFKALVPYYGLYSIVPIDFSKIKAPVLAIHAGKDAFIPLSDVLKAIEECNNHGVPAQFLIYSGVDHAFFNDSRPEVYHEEYASDVWEKTIAFFNKYLK
- a CDS encoding carbon starvation CstA family protein; the protein is MRWKDRLILLGLSILGAFAFAVLALSRGEPVGAIWILIATLSIYMIGYRYYSYFIAYKAFEINDNNPTPAHKFYNGLDYVPTNKWVLFGHHFASISGAGPLVGPVLAAQMGYLPGTLWILLGVVLAGAVQDMVVLTISMRKGGKSLGQIAREELGKVGGLITLLVIYSILIILLAVLGLVVIKALAESPWGTFSVFMTIPIAMLMGIYMWHIRPGAVLQSFIFGVVALLISLYVGRLVAQHETLGKVFTLSEPQLAIALMVYGFFASVLPVWLLLAPRDYLSTFLKLGTIILIAIAVAIANPEIKMPAFTQYAFTGYGPVWKGDLFPFLFITIACGAVSGFHALISSGTSPKMLDKESHVRLVGYGGMLGESFVAIMALIAAVSMEPGLYFAINSPASEIGKTVQEAAQKISSWGFYITPEYLEEIARKIEEPTILSRTGGAPALAIGMALIFAKITSEALLAFWYHFAILFEAVFILTTIDTGTRVGRYILQDLLSGISSAFRDYRNLWVNVLTSGITVAGWGYFLYVGVIDPYGGIKTLWPLFGISNQLLATTALVVATVYMVNNGKLKYAWITGLPALFLAINTISAGLIRVFHPDKAIGFLAQAEFLKNAIISNTLPATIPSVEIAHRVIFNNYVNAFMAILYVSLVLCVIAIALYRVFVVVRKS